From a single Capsicum annuum cultivar UCD-10X-F1 chromosome 12, UCD10Xv1.1, whole genome shotgun sequence genomic region:
- the LOC124889293 gene encoding uncharacterized protein LOC124889293 has translation MYVKTRPTNHDNLFQMNGQHGYHMNLLAQNYGFSMLSHPHFAYTATPSIHQSLDASPNEHEYQSYDEGLSSQGHIESGHRQYEIREDEDNFDLCNDAHAQICDESLEEDDGESETLESESDEDTNDSEDLPQNDIGVNLHNQFGQSVSEMQNHDIPYFTTLENEEDIFISTRESEMNCCSVWSDDGVF, from the exons ATGTATGTAAAGACTAGACCAACAAATCATGATAATCTATTTCAAATGAATGGTCAGCATGGTTATCATATGAATTTATTAGCTCAAAATTATGGATTTTCCATGCTCAGTCATCCTCATTTTGCATATACTGCAACCCCTAGTATCCATCAATCACTTGATGCAAGCCCTAACGAACATGAGTATCAATCATATGATGAAGGATTAAGTAGTCAAGGACACATTGAAAGTGGCCACAGACAATATGAGATCAG aGAAGATGAGGATAACTTTGATTTGTGTAATGATGCACATGCTCAAATTTGTGATGAAAGTTTGGAGGAAgatgatggagaaagtgaaaccTTAGAAAGTGAATCTGATGAAGATACCAATGATAGTGAAGATTTACCTCAAAATGATATTGGTGTAAATCTTCATAATCAATTTGGTCAAAGTGTGTCTGAAATGCAAAATCATGATATACCCTACTTTACAACATTAGAGAATGAAGAAGATATTTTTATCTCTACCCGTGAATCTGAGATGAATTGTTGTTCTGTTTGGTCTGACGATGGTGTGTTTTAG